CAGGCTGAAGTGAAGTGTTTCCGTTTGGAGCAGATGACCATGCAGACATGCATGTCATGACCGAGTCCAGATGCCGGTGAATGGCACTGACGCAGTATCTCTATTTTCTcggctttttttttgtgctgtgtgcatGGAGTGGAGGCAGACAGCTTTAGGGAAGGGGGAGgtgcgttttgtgtgtgtgtgtgtcgtgtgtgttGGCTGGCGTTTCAGATAATGAAATGCAGCAGGGAACAAAGAGCTGGGGGCCCCTattctctgtgctgcagcttcatTTTCACTCCCGTCAGTCTATGATTCTTCCATACCCTCTTTCTTGTGtacgtgtatatgtgtgtttatgtttgtatgaGCAGTTTGTTGTATGCACCagtgtccccctcctcctcctgttagTATTCTGCATGGCAGATCCCCCTAATGTAATAACTGTGTCTGCATGTCTAATTTACAGCAGGAGAGAGTAAATAGCCTGTGGTTAATtacagtacgtgtgtgtgtgtgtatgtgtgtgtctatgtatgtgtCTACATGCGCGTGGGTGTGTCAGAATGATTTATGAGTTGCAAATAGCTACACCAGTGGCCCGTTTCTCCTCACTTAGTTTTTAATCTGTCGTTCCATTAATTTTCCTGGAGACGTTATTATGGTTTTATAACAATGTGCACGAGGATGCACATGTGAGTGCACGTATGTGTTAATGAGGCAAAGGTGTGGGATTTTGATGGTGAATCGAGGCTTCTTGGGCACTCGAGCTGCACTTTGCTTTACCCCCTCTCTACCTCTCtatttcccttccttcctttccccttttctcttttccggTGCTTCATTCACTCTCCTCACTGAGAGCCACAATGAACACAGATCTTTATTGACAGTACATGGTGGAACATGGAAACAGCAGGTCAATCCGTTTAGCCCAAGGGCCGATACACCAATTCACCAATTTGTCAGTGTTAgtttgagagagaaaagcagctaatctctcctctctgctctctatTGATCACACACTTACACTCCACTTCTCTGTCTAAACACTattgattctctctctctctcaatctcgttctctctctctctccctcgctctctttctgtcttgctCTCGCCACATACCACAGCTCTCAACACTTCTTCCCTTCATACGCTCTATTTCTCAAATAAAAGCATGATTAATTGAGACAATATGTCCTTGTACATGAAGCCTCGAGTCACATTTTGGATGAAAACTTGAGAATATGTtaccttgaaaaaaaaagccttacAGCATTATGCTTTTCAACTACACAAAGCGTTTTAGAGTCTGCTCCACAAGTGTTACAAATTATGGTTCCCCGCTGTGCATGTTCAAACTCTTATGCATGGTctcattaacaaaaaaacagcaacaaaaaaatgctaTTACTTATTAATACTTAGCAACCCCTCTACAGAGTGAATACAGACATGATTACAAATACACTGCTGGGTACACTGTTTCttagctttgttttttcacCTACCATCACAGCACGCACTTGTAGAAGAACCAGTTCCTGTCAAGATGAAGGCCATGTAAAAATAATAGAGTGGTTATCTTAAGAGAGAGATGtccatcagcattttttttaatctcagcaATCCCTGATTGATTGGATTTAGTTTGTGGGGAACCATATCATGACAAATTTTAGTTGGGATGTATGATTTGGAATGACTATAATGTGGATGGAGAGTAAGAATGAAACATATGACAAAAACATACGTTGTAATCATGTTTATTATTTCCATATTTCTCTACCCTCAAGTCATATTAATGAAATGTAAACAGGGAATCCCATGCTGTGAAAAAACAGCAACGCACCCATGGGGCTCACTGTCCTCCCTACCTAGCTCTTATTAGTTAGACTTGCACTCCCCCTACTGGTGATATTCACACATTACAAACCTTTAATTTGGAAGGTTACAAAACACTAACACATGGGTTGTGTAACTGAAAATCAGCTGTTTGGTAACCAGTACCGTGGGTAGGTTCAGGACGTATATGTTCTGAATGCGTGCGTTTAAACGATGTAATAGACTTATTGTTCTTATTATTATAAGTACGTAGCATTTTTACAGCATCTCATAATTTATCGCCACCTTTCACTTGAAGATGCCTCCTTCAGTCGCGGGTGGTGCCGAAGATAGTAAAGCCTTGGTGAGAAAGATGTTAAGGGAAGTCCTGGTGGGTCGAGAGGATCCAGAAGGTTTTTTTGCGATGTGCGTGTCCGCCCTGGGACACCAGGAGACCCGCTCTAAGTTCCTGTCCCTCATCCAGCCCCTGTCCACGGCCAACATCTCCCTGCACTCCAACCTCACCTCCATCTACAAGGAGTATTTCTCTGAGGTCAGTGTGACTGTACTAAAATCGTTGAACTAAGTTTTAAATACCCAGGTTACAAAGTGGTTCAAAGTTATAAATGAAAGAACAACTTTagttagattttaaaaaaccaaaccaaaccataAATCAAATACGTAAACATTTCAGCACTGATGACAATAGCTTTATTTAGTTAAATCACTCAGAGACGAGAAGAGTATGAAAAGCGAGTGTTTTCGTTGGCGAGTAACGTTGGTCGGTATGTTGTGTCTCACTACCTACTTAAGTTGCATAAAGTATTCCTTAACCACTTCAAAAGGCAAAACTACTTCAGTTTGATCAAAACTTGTGAGCTGTATTGAAGTTGACTTGAAGTTGTCATGGCTAACGTGCTAGCAAACAACTACGTAAGTTACGTTGACATTAGCGGAAAAAGAGCGACAAGTTGTGGAACTCTCTTAAATTTAAGTGCCACTTCAGCTGACTTTTCAGCCCCTTTTTGTCTACCAGCTTTTGAGAAAAACACCAATATCTCCTTTTCTGTACTTGGTTTCCTGCTTCTTAAGAGATGCCAGGTAAAGCTAGCTCATGTTAGCTCCTGTGCGGAGAGAAACTGCCACACGCTTAttccaattaaaacaattatATTCCTTGAGTGTATAATACGTATAATAAGCCAAATGGCAGCCCTCATGTACTATTCAGCCAACCTAATCACATTACGTAAGATTACCACCAGGCAGTGTTATGATAGttcaatgagaaaaaaacaattattgAAAGTAATAAAAACTTTTACATTTGCAGATTTTACACCATTAATGACTAATCTGTGTGAATATTAGTCTACATTTGTAAgcattacatttgttttcacttttactgGTTGATAAAGATTTGTCATTAATGCTAAGCTTtagtaaaacaaacaagcaaacaaacaaacaaaaataagtaaTATATTAATTAGTAGCACTCACTAAGAATGGCAAAGTAGTATATTTTTCTGCTCATACAGGTGAAACAAACCTAACAGTAGAGTCAATGGAAGTCAATGGAAGCCTCGTACTTAGAAGACATCCAATCGATTTAAAttagtgaaaacatttttgcataGTCTTTGCATAACACCAATCTTACTGTTTGGTCATATATTGTACTGTTCATACTGAAACAGCTTGctcttgttttgcttgtgtgtatgttaatATTTGCACTTGTGTTTGCAAATATTGCACATGAaattcattatcatcatctctACCTCAATAACTATGAATAATTATTTGGACAGTAATACAACTATGGGTTGTCCTGATCAAATTTTAGTCTGAAGATGATGAACTGGAACTTGCCTTggctctctctctgctggaaACGAAAGATGACCAGCTGTCAACCCCCAGCCGACAGTCCAAACTTAAAAGAAACCCTGCTCGACTGACCTCGCTACCTCAGACTCAGGGAGGCAGCCACACTCAGTCTGCAGATGTAGACTCCAGGGTAAAAAACATCAGCTCACTCCGAGATGGACCCTGGGTCAAGCTGAGCACACCACAAATAACCGGAGAAGCCAGCCTTCAGGGAACCGCACATATTGAATATAATAAGGAAACACCAGGGACAAGTCAGACTGTGCATGTTTCCACACTGCCTGGCTCAATTTTCAAGCAAGAAATGGGTGAAGAAGGCGAGCAAATGATGGATGAGGGACATTCAGATCAGTCAGAGAATCGAAAGCGCTCTAAGAACAGGCGCCAGCGCCGTAGAGGTGCCAGCCAACAGGTTGTAGGTTTGCCCTGTTCTCCATCAGCACTACCACCGGTCCTGCTGTGGTTCAGGAGGGACTTGCGTCTGTGTGATAACCCTGCTCTCACTGGCTCTTTGGAGCTCGGTGCGCCTGTCATCCCCATCTTCATCTGGAGccctgaagaagaggagggaccTGGGATTACGGTGGCTATGGGGGGAGCTTGTAAGTTGCCTGAGTAATCAGTTATGATATCAGATATATCAGATTATGGCAGTCTTTGTCTCTGCCCTTAGTAGTAGCTGTGCTTGTTGTAACTTTTCATGCAGAACTAAAGCTTATTTTCTAAGTTGAAAATCTCTTGACTTGtctaatcacatttttttttttttactgacaggTAAATACTGGCTTCATCAagctttgtcttgtttttgttcttctctggaGCACATTGGCAGCCATCTTGTGTTCTTCAAGGCGACAGGACAGGGGAATGAGGTTGGATCTTCTCTATGTATCCTTAAGGGGCTAGTAAAGGAGACAGGGGCGAGAACAGTCCTGGCAAATGCCCTCTATGAGCCCTGGCTGAAGGAGCGGGATGACGCTGTGGTGTCAGCTCTTCAGAAACATGGTGTCGAATGCAGGATGTTCCACTCGTACTGTCTCAGAGACCCTTACACTGTCAGCACGGAGGGTGTAGGACTCAGAGGTTAGTCTTAACGGCAAACTCAGCTTGTACTCAGCTTGTTTAAACATTTGAGTTTAATATCAAGATTTGAAATATCTATGGAGATACAAGATGATTAGCAACATCTTCATCTTATGGTGAACCTTCTTCTCTCTTGATTTAGGAATAGGTTCAGTGTCTCACTTCATGAGCTGCTGTAGACAGAACCCAGGGTCTGCTTTAGGGGTCCCCCTAGACCCTCCTGTATCTCTGCCTACGCCTGCCCACTGGCCTCAGGGCGTCTCTTTGGACACACTAGGCCTGGCACGCATGCCTCGTAGGAAGGATGGCACAACGGTCGGTAACCACAGCCCTGTAGTGATGAGCAACAGCCCAGTATATGACTAAGATTAGATCCTCAATATTttcttgtgttcattttgtcctTCAGATTGACTGGGCAGCTAACATTCGTAAATCCTGGGATTTCAGTGAAGAAGGTGCCCATGCACGGCTAGAAGCCTTCCTTCATGATGGTGAGACACCTTAGTGAGACCTGGTAAATATTATCACACTCTATGTTTGGAGGAAAGAAGGCATTGGTCTAACTCTATCGTATGACTCTCCCATGTATCCTAGGTGTGTATAGATATGAAAAAGAGTCAGGCAGGGCAGATGCCCCGAACAccagctgtctgtctccatACCTTCACTTTGGTCAGCTCAGCCCACGCTGGCTGTTGTGGGACGCCAAAGGGGCACGCTGTCGTCCCCCAAAGTTCCAGCGTAAACTGGCATGGAGGGATTTAGCATACTGGCAGCTAACATTGTTTCCTGACCTCCCCTGGGAATCCCTCAGACCTCCGTACAAGGTAGAAATCGGCTACAGATAACTTAAAAACTTATTAACATATACTTTAATGTTACACctaaatgcaaagaaaaaaaatatgttgaacCGTGCTTCAGTTTCTTCGTACGTAATTTAAAGCCTGTGTCACACTATCAAGAATAAAGAAAGTTTATTACAAAGTAGTGTTCATTCATTTGAAGGCTCTGCGGTGGAGCAGTGATCGTGGCCACCTAAAAGCCTGGCAGCGAGGTCGAACAGGCTACCCCCTGGTGGATGCAGCAATGAGGCAGCTGTGGCTGACAGGCTGGATGAACAACTACATGAGACATGTGGTGGCATCTTTTCTCATAGCATATCTCCACCTACCATGGCAAGAGGGCTATCGCTGGTTCCAGGTGAGACTTGTATGTGTGAGAtgtgcatgcatatacacacacacacacatacacatacacatatatacgTATGAAGCAatgcacaataataataataagtaataataagtaTAACTTACTGACTGTATTCACATGTGTTTAGGACACTTTAGTGGATGCAGATGTGGCGATAGATGCTATGATGTGGCAGAATGGCGGCATGTGTGGTCTGGATCATTGGAACTTTGTCATGCATCCAGTCGATGCAGCGATGACCTGTGACCCCTACGGCAGCTATGTTCGGAAATGGTGTCCTGAACTTTCAGATCTGCCTGACGAGCTTATTCACAAACCCTGGAAGTGTCCTGCGTCTATGCTTCGGCGAGCTGGTGAGGAAGTTATGACTCTGcttcttcatatttttcattttcaattagATATTTAGTCTaaataaaatgtagttttttaaacatgctacatacagtatacagttCCACGCCTTAACAAACTAAATCTCCTCGCCTTGCTCCCCTCATTGTTTAGGTGTGGTGTTTGG
This is a stretch of genomic DNA from Scatophagus argus isolate fScaArg1 chromosome 7, fScaArg1.pri, whole genome shotgun sequence. It encodes these proteins:
- the si:ch1073-390k14.1 gene encoding deoxyribodipyrimidine photo-lyase, with translation MPPSVAGGAEDSKALVRKMLREVLVGREDPEGFFAMCVSALGHQETRSKFLSLIQPLSTANISLHSNLTSIYKEYFSESEDDELELALALSLLETKDDQLSTPSRQSKLKRNPARLTSLPQTQGGSHTQSADVDSRVKNISSLRDGPWVKLSTPQITGEASLQGTAHIEYNKETPGTSQTVHVSTLPGSIFKQEMGEEGEQMMDEGHSDQSENRKRSKNRRQRRRGASQQVVGLPCSPSALPPVLLWFRRDLRLCDNPALTGSLELGAPVIPIFIWSPEEEEGPGITVAMGGACKYWLHQALSCFCSSLEHIGSHLVFFKATGQGNEVGSSLCILKGLVKETGARTVLANALYEPWLKERDDAVVSALQKHGVECRMFHSYCLRDPYTVSTEGVGLRGIGSVSHFMSCCRQNPGSALGVPLDPPVSLPTPAHWPQGVSLDTLGLARMPRRKDGTTIDWAANIRKSWDFSEEGAHARLEAFLHDGVYRYEKESGRADAPNTSCLSPYLHFGQLSPRWLLWDAKGARCRPPKFQRKLAWRDLAYWQLTLFPDLPWESLRPPYKALRWSSDRGHLKAWQRGRTGYPLVDAAMRQLWLTGWMNNYMRHVVASFLIAYLHLPWQEGYRWFQDTLVDADVAIDAMMWQNGGMCGLDHWNFVMHPVDAAMTCDPYGSYVRKWCPELSDLPDELIHKPWKCPASMLRRAGVVFGQTYPERIVTDLEERRSQSLRDVALVRKEFGQYVDKRSGCDLVPLPPRLVSEALGLSHRDGSVVTAGKQFLLPVITRMEFKHQLDDPDGDAATNPYNAVLKGYVSRKRDDTIAFLNERDFTASVMYEGTQRRERLESDYRRIEGLPRPPAPRGRARRTPTAKDRFSIVPGGTVTSLR